In the genome of Helicobacter colisuis, one region contains:
- a CDS encoding pentapeptide repeat-containing protein, with translation MKHLTKEQEQEIWDKVSKEVENFDTFLDKSQCIDEICRKIKSISEGMVQLSWTTLDETLKRTKEITYECIGTKEIQDVFGKDFSIQYSSDTFCIMPKPKIQPYNENQQDSKDAPKQDMKDISCFKLPILLEKYPLLFMNCVFHCEFLNTDFTKDLKKLCFMQCEFKEKITLNFKECLDVFQMSYCTFEKPLTIHGKFKENADFNNSTFKDSADFHECEFEKTACFYGVKFDKAPNFSQTQFKGSLNAVNTKLDFGFESLKEKIKQEPIKYNERKSVKKPLAHFANDFRDSFRVFKNALIKDNNLLDASNFHKYELYCKEIELDSKKTKTLKDKVEKWQLWFYRKLCDHHTDLVLNLKWLIIAIGLFACLYFIAKVFQNINILNILSPLGVFLSILSFLILFCMCYCKCIKIFDFFAYLSVIPTLWVICYKPKLIFGIANLVGNKNYNGFENALITIYTILLALVLFSLQKTARKNSIVPN, from the coding sequence ATGAAACATCTTACCAAAGAGCAAGAACAAGAGATTTGGGATAAAGTAAGTAAGGAAGTTGAAAATTTTGATACTTTTTTAGATAAATCTCAATGTATCGATGAAATTTGTCGCAAGATTAAGTCTATATCTGAAGGAATGGTGCAACTTTCATGGACAACACTTGATGAAACATTAAAAAGAACCAAAGAAATTACTTACGAGTGTATCGGAACAAAAGAGATTCAAGATGTTTTCGGCAAAGATTTTTCTATTCAGTATAGTTCTGATACATTTTGCATAATGCCCAAGCCAAAAATACAACCATACAATGAAAATCAACAAGATAGTAAAGATGCCCCAAAACAAGATATGAAAGACATATCTTGTTTTAAGCTACCAATTTTACTTGAAAAATATCCTTTATTATTTATGAATTGTGTGTTTCATTGTGAATTTTTAAATACCGATTTTACAAAAGATCTAAAAAAACTTTGTTTTATGCAATGCGAGTTTAAAGAAAAAATAACTTTAAATTTTAAAGAGTGCCTAGATGTTTTTCAAATGAGTTATTGCACATTTGAAAAACCGCTTACTATTCATGGAAAATTTAAAGAAAATGCCGATTTTAACAACTCCACTTTTAAAGATTCTGCGGATTTTCATGAATGCGAGTTTGAAAAAACTGCTTGTTTTTATGGAGTGAAGTTTGATAAAGCCCCTAATTTCTCACAAACACAATTTAAAGGAAGTCTTAATGCGGTAAATACAAAACTTGATTTTGGCTTTGAAAGCCTAAAAGAGAAAATCAAGCAAGAACCTATAAAATACAACGAAAGAAAAAGTGTTAAAAAGCCCCTAGCACATTTTGCAAACGACTTTAGAGATTCTTTTAGAGTTTTTAAAAACGCTTTGATAAAAGATAATAATTTACTTGATGCTTCAAATTTTCATAAATATGAGCTTTATTGCAAAGAAATCGAGCTAGATTCTAAAAAAACCAAAACACTAAAAGACAAAGTAGAAAAATGGCAATTATGGTTTTATCGCAAACTTTGTGATCATCACACAGACTTGGTATTAAATCTCAAATGGTTGATTATTGCCATAGGTTTATTTGCTTGTTTATATTTTATTGCAAAAGTATTCCAAAATATTAATATACTAAACATTCTAAGCCCACTTGGAGTATTTTTGAGCATATTGAGTTTTCTTATCTTATTTTGTATGTGTTATTGTAAATGTATCAAAATATTTGATTTTTTTGCATATTTAAGCGTTATTCCGACCTTATGGGTGATTTGCTATAAGCCAAAATTAATCTTTGGAATCGCAAATCTCGTAGGCAATAAGAATTATAATGGCTTTGAAAATGCTTTGATTACGATTTATACCATACTTTTAGCTTTAGTGCTTTTCTCTCTCCAAAAAACCGCACGCAAAAACTCCATAGTGCCAAACTAG
- a CDS encoding heme-binding protein: protein MPIVVNGIVVGGIGVGGAHGFEDIAVAKARLEFLGK from the coding sequence GTGCCTATCGTTGTTAATGGCATTGTGGTCGGTGGTATCGGTGTCGGCGGTGCGCACGGCTTTGAAGATATTGCTGTTGCAAAGGCTAGGCTAGAGTTTCTTGGCAAATAG
- a CDS encoding GlcG/HbpS family heme-binding protein, whose translation MQKASAFAVQHNHAVSITIVDRSGQVLAVFRDYNAGVHTLRSSYKKAYTANSQKKETADIAKGIREGKIPEYLKFLDENFSFFRWGCAYRC comes from the coding sequence TTGCAAAAAGCAAGTGCGTTTGCGGTGCAACATAATCATGCAGTAAGCATAACAATCGTAGATAGGTCGGGTCAAGTTTTGGCTGTTTTTAGGGATTATAATGCTGGTGTGCATACTCTGCGATCTAGCTACAAAAAGGCTTACACTGCGAATTCTCAAAAGAAAGAAACCGCTGATATTGCAAAGGGGATTCGCGAGGGCAAGATTCCTGAATATTTGAAGTTTTTGGATGAAAATTTTTCGTTTTTTAGATGGGGGTGTGCCTATCGTTGTTAA
- the moaC gene encoding cyclic pyranopterin monophosphate synthase MoaC, with the protein MEFTHLDEKRNPKMVDVSSKDLTNRVAVARGKITMSREAFLAVINESGKKGAVIQTAITAAIMGAKKTSELIPMCHMIFLSSVKCEIKEIESENAFVLEVRAKSYGQTGVEMEALMGVNIGLLTIYDMVKAIDKTMVISEVYLLEKEGGKSGHFVRE; encoded by the coding sequence ATGGAATTTACCCATTTAGATGAAAAAAGAAATCCTAAAATGGTAGATGTTTCAAGTAAGGATTTGACTAATAGAGTGGCTGTGGCTAGAGGTAAGATAACGATGTCTAGGGAAGCCTTTTTGGCTGTGATTAATGAAAGTGGAAAAAAGGGAGCGGTGATTCAAACTGCGATTACAGCGGCGATTATGGGGGCAAAGAAAACTTCAGAGTTGATTCCAATGTGCCATATGATTTTTCTTAGTTCTGTCAAATGTGAGATTAAAGAAATAGAAAGTGAAAATGCCTTTGTGCTAGAGGTAAGGGCAAAAAGCTATGGGCAAACTGGAGTGGAAATGGAAGCGCTAATGGGTGTGAATATAGGGCTTTTGACAATTTATGATATGGTTAAGGCTATTGATAAAACAATGGTGATTAGTGAAGTGTATTTGCTTGAAAAAGAGGGGGGCAAAAGCGGACATTTTGTGCGTGAGTGA
- a CDS encoding STT3 domain-containing protein, translating into MKKWFWWAVLAYIVSLLLRFYYPFLLGDLYYYKGWLLNTNDGYFYAQGARDLLLGVKSTLHSPINEMLSQITAFLAWILPLSLEQIIFYMSGFFGCVIVFLVVYLARHFGGIISFLCGVLSGIGVSYYNRTMFGYYDTDMLVVVLGLLVGVVIFDMLEKTSKIQGICLLVCSGVALVYYPSLRYVLIGYSGVLVLFGFFGSRARVVNGILLCVLLSVSLFPQSLILWIIVCVALVLLFNDSLFKFFGRIYYALLVAFGVVLAIKILPEIFGSVYVVGNVSNADFHYLDVMKSIAEVSSLGFLEFVYRISGNLAWFILGSFGILLLFIKDKRFLIFLPFLVIGFFGYFKGLRFTFYAVPIYALGVGYLLFVILEIFKPKKALAYGLIGVYCVASLFPHLVHIKSYLPLPILEKQEVESLSEIPAKSGDYALAWWDYGYWIGYFAKLNVFIDGGKHSGRDNFPISFILSSTNQKQSYNIAKLLLNNLSFEEFAKARNLSFQEALEVLKGDLDLEPKNQDLYFILPYRMLSIFSAIVRFSNRDLESGEAFLDKVLMLSQKKIGNRIFFDSRVYVDKNKGKIGILGEEFAMDIAEILVLKDSARGVTFNSQSPIVLLDLGNEAYVLCDRAYLDSFYFRGMFFDNLDENLFQKVTKNEKIAIYKLKQ; encoded by the coding sequence TTGAAAAAGTGGTTTTGGTGGGCTGTTTTGGCTTATATTGTGTCGCTTTTATTGCGTTTTTATTATCCTTTTTTGCTTGGAGATTTGTATTATTATAAGGGTTGGTTGCTTAATACAAATGATGGTTATTTTTATGCACAAGGCGCAAGGGATCTTTTGTTGGGAGTAAAATCCACATTGCATTCGCCTATTAATGAAATGCTTTCTCAAATTACTGCCTTTTTGGCTTGGATTCTTCCTTTGTCTTTGGAGCAGATTATTTTTTATATGTCGGGATTTTTTGGGTGTGTTATTGTGTTTTTGGTCGTGTATCTTGCTAGGCATTTTGGTGGAATTATAAGCTTTTTGTGTGGTGTGCTTAGTGGTATTGGGGTAAGCTATTATAATCGCACGATGTTTGGGTATTATGATACCGATATGCTTGTGGTGGTTTTGGGATTGTTAGTGGGGGTTGTTATTTTTGATATGCTAGAGAAAACTAGCAAGATTCAAGGGATTTGTTTGTTAGTTTGTAGCGGAGTGGCTTTGGTTTATTATCCTTCTTTGCGTTATGTGTTGATAGGGTATAGTGGCGTTTTGGTGCTTTTTGGATTTTTTGGGAGTAGGGCTAGGGTTGTTAATGGAATCTTATTGTGTGTGCTTTTGAGTGTTAGTTTGTTTCCTCAATCCTTGATTTTATGGATTATTGTTTGTGTGGCTTTGGTTTTGTTGTTTAATGATTCTTTATTTAAGTTTTTTGGGAGAATTTATTATGCGCTTTTGGTGGCTTTTGGCGTGGTGTTAGCAATAAAGATTTTACCTGAAATTTTTGGAAGTGTTTATGTTGTTGGGAATGTTAGCAATGCAGATTTTCATTATTTAGATGTTATGAAGAGTATCGCTGAGGTTTCAAGTTTAGGGTTTTTAGAGTTTGTGTATCGCATTAGCGGGAATCTTGCGTGGTTTATTTTGGGAAGTTTTGGAATCTTGCTTTTGTTTATAAAAGATAAGCGATTTTTAATTTTTCTACCTTTCTTGGTTATTGGATTTTTTGGTTATTTTAAGGGATTGCGATTCACCTTTTATGCTGTGCCAATTTATGCTTTAGGTGTGGGTTATTTGCTCTTTGTGATTTTGGAGATTTTTAAGCCTAAGAAAGCATTGGCTTATGGATTAATTGGGGTTTATTGTGTGGCATCATTATTTCCTCATTTGGTGCATATTAAGAGTTATCTGCCTTTGCCAATTTTAGAAAAGCAAGAAGTGGAGAGTTTGAGTGAGATTCCTGCTAAGAGTGGGGATTATGCGTTAGCTTGGTGGGATTATGGGTATTGGATAGGCTATTTTGCGAAACTTAATGTATTTATTGATGGGGGGAAGCATAGTGGGAGGGATAACTTTCCTATTAGTTTTATTCTAAGTAGCACCAATCAAAAACAAAGCTATAATATAGCAAAATTACTCTTAAATAATCTTAGTTTTGAAGAGTTTGCTAAGGCTAGAAATTTGTCTTTTCAAGAAGCTTTAGAAGTGCTAAAGGGCGATTTGGACTTAGAGCCTAAGAATCAAGATTTGTATTTTATTTTGCCTTATAGAATGCTTTCTATTTTTTCGGCTATTGTGCGTTTTAGCAATCGGGATTTAGAGAGTGGGGAGGCTTTTTTGGATAAGGTTTTAATGCTTTCTCAAAAGAAAATAGGGAATAGAATCTTTTTTGATTCTAGGGTTTATGTGGATAAAAATAAGGGTAAAATAGGGATTTTGGGGGAAGAGTTTGCTATGGATATTGCAGAAATTTTGGTTTTAAAAGATTCTGCTAGAGGTGTTACATTTAACTCTCAAAGTCCTATTGTTTTGCTTGATTTGGGTAATGAAGCGTATGTTTTGTGTGATAGGGCTTATTTGGATTCTTTTTATTTTAGGGGAATGTTTTTTGATAATTTAGATGAAAATTTATTCCAAAAAGTGACAAAAAATGAGAAAATAGCGATTTACAAACTAAAGCAATAA
- a CDS encoding efflux RND transporter periplasmic adaptor subunit: MSRILLLLFFPFFLFSQILVTSQPIQSGFLSQNHTYVGSLYFSERALLASEVSGVIEELFVQEGQKITAGQPLAKLNSDLLIKEIKAKESLLKQSTALLKKSKKDFERYKSLYESDSIAYKEYEDALFNLQAQEGNTESIAADLEHLKTQKDKKILKAPYDGVILQRLLKQGEWVNAGASIFNIAKLSPLEANIEVPFSILRSLKIGDLVQVNIANKTYSAKIIALIPLGDSKARTFPIKLSIDDKKGELIEGLEVRANLNITKSQESLLVPRDSILPTQNGDCIFIIKDNKAKQVFIKVNGYEGLNASIAPVNATLSTKDRVITQGFERLRDNQPIKENNN, from the coding sequence ATGAGCAGGATTTTGCTATTATTGTTTTTTCCATTTTTTTTATTTTCACAAATCCTTGTTACTTCACAACCAATACAAAGTGGATTCTTAAGTCAAAACCACACTTATGTGGGATCGCTTTATTTTAGCGAAAGGGCTTTACTAGCCTCTGAAGTTTCTGGAGTAATTGAAGAGCTTTTTGTTCAAGAGGGGCAAAAGATTACGGCAGGACAACCCCTAGCAAAACTCAATAGCGACTTACTTATAAAAGAAATAAAAGCCAAAGAATCCCTGCTTAAGCAATCCACCGCACTTTTAAAAAAGAGCAAAAAAGACTTTGAACGCTACAAAAGCCTTTATGAGAGTGATTCTATTGCTTATAAAGAATACGAAGATGCTCTCTTTAATCTCCAAGCCCAAGAGGGAAACACAGAATCAATTGCTGCAGATTTAGAACACTTAAAAACCCAAAAAGATAAAAAAATTCTCAAAGCCCCTTATGATGGCGTAATACTCCAAAGACTTCTTAAACAAGGCGAATGGGTAAATGCTGGTGCAAGTATTTTTAATATTGCCAAACTAAGCCCACTAGAAGCTAATATTGAAGTTCCCTTTAGCATTTTGCGCTCTTTAAAAATCGGCGATTTAGTGCAAGTTAATATCGCTAATAAAACCTATTCTGCTAAAATCATCGCCCTTATTCCATTGGGCGATTCCAAAGCAAGAACTTTTCCCATCAAACTCTCCATTGATGATAAAAAGGGCGAATTAATTGAAGGCTTAGAAGTGAGAGCAAATCTCAATATCACTAAATCCCAAGAAAGCCTTCTAGTGCCTAGAGATTCTATACTTCCTACTCAAAATGGAGATTGTATTTTTATTATTAAAGACAATAAGGCAAAACAAGTATTTATTAAAGTCAATGGCTATGAGGGCTTAAATGCTTCTATCGCGCCTGTTAATGCCACTCTCTCCACAAAAGATAGAGTAATCACTCAAGGCTTTGAGAGATTAAGAGATAATCAACCCATCAAAGAAAATAATAACTAG